The sequence TCAAGACTGGGGCAGACTTTTGCGACCCCGCCTCTTCCAGCGGGATTACCTGGAGAGGTCCGGCATTGGTCGTAAACCCCGGAAACAGGGCTCAAGCCAATCAGCAGGAATTTTGCTCTTCTAGGCGGCCGTTCGTTGGTTGACAACCCGAAGCCTGTTCTGTTCCTGTTGGCTATTGTTGCTGCCAGTCAGGGCCGTGGGTCGAACCTTACCCCACTCTTTTGTCTGGGAACAGTTCTTGTTGTCTGGGAGAGTGGCAGAGGCATTGCTGTGGATTGGTCACCTGGAGAAACCTCCAGTCCTTTCCTATTGGCCCATTTTCTGAGGCCGATGCTGATTGGTAGGACGGAGCAACCGGGGTCCTAGTTGGCAGAGCTCTCCCCGGATGGGAGCTCCTGCCACCGAGTGATGGTGGCAGCCGCGAAGATGGGCCGGGCAGGGACCATGGCAGTGGCAGCAGaggtggcaggggcggggcagctgGTGGTAGAGGAGGCTGTAGTCTTCAGGGGGCGTAGGTGGAGGCATGGCTCAGGACAGCGGCAGGGAACGGCAGCGAGGAGGCCTGGGGGGCACTTCGGATGCCGCAACAGCAGGTATCCTAACAGCTCCAAAAGCGTACCACGACAGCCATCTATATCCCTTTTCTCCTTCATGTCCCTTCCtttttggggggctgggggcgggaggaACTCACGGAGCCAAAGGTACTGTGAAGTTCCTGAATATGTCCCTTCCACTCTTTGTTTAAACTTTGTAACGTAGATACAGTTGATTTTGCCTGCAGCCTCAGAGACTTATCCCATGGCTGCGGTGGAAGCTTGCAGTGGCTCTCCAGTGAACAGAGGCTTAGTGAGGCCCCAGGGGGCTCCCTCTCTGTCTTGCAACagttatttgtgattttttttttttctgtgtgcctATTATCACTGCAGAGTCCAGCAGCGTCTTCTCTTGAGGGAGCAATTTGGAGAAGAGCTGGATCCCAGACTCACGCCCTGGATGCCATCCTTTATCATCCACAGCAATCCCATTTGGTTGGGAGCACTGTTCTGGGTCTCACACTGCCCCTGCTCTACCCTAGGAAGTCTGAGACCCAGGGTTGGAAAGACCCACCTTGGAGATGGGGAGTGGCAGACCATGGGGATGATGAAAGCATTTAAGCTTCAGAAATTACTTTAAACCCTTAACCCATTGTCTGAGACTTTGAGATAGCTCAGTCTGTCTTCTGCCAAAACACTTTGTCGACTGAATATACCTTGGGGGCCAACCCATATGTAGAGCTGAAATCTGCCTCTCTGTACATCTACACCATCATCTTGTTCTCTGGACTGTTTTTGCTATTCCAAACCCTCTTGCATGTTGACTGCCCTTCAGATACTTGAACAGCCCTCTCAGCAtcactcttccccctccctgtaGATCTGCACTAAACTTGGTTTACAGGGTGGGTTTGTGGATGTGCATgcaggggctgagggtgggagTGGACAGTTCCTTGGGCTAGAATCTCTCTTGGTTCTAAGTGCCTCCTTGCTCCCAGCTTCGAGAGCTTTGTCCAGGAGTGAACAACCAGCCCTACCTCTGTGAGAGTGGCCACTGCTGTGGAGAGACTGGCTGCTGCACCTACTACTATGAGCTCTGGTGTGAGTCTCCAAGAGGGCTGTTCTTGGATCCTTCTGTCCAGCATCCCTTGGACCTCAGAATTTTAGCCTTCAGGGACCCTTCTCTGCATGGGAGGTATCTAAGACTCTCCCTCTTCACCCCCTACAGGGTTCTGGCTTCTCTGGACAGTCCTCATCCTCTTTAGCTGCTGTTGCGCCTTCCGTCATCGACGAGCTAAACTCcgactgcagcagcagcagcggcagcgtgAGATCAACCTTACTGGCCTACCATGGGGCATGCCATGGGGGCTGGCCCTGTTCCTCTGGTTCACTGCTTGACCTTCGTGAGTGACTTGAGGCTCTGTGCTCACTACCAGTGGCCCCTCCCAAATGAGGACCTGAATCATCCCCTACATTGTTTTCAGATATTTCAAAGCAAAGTTTTCCCTAATAGTAAAGAGACTACAACCTCATCCTGGTTGCATTCAAACCAATCATGCCATTCTTCCTGCAGGCCTCCTCAGCGCCTTCAAACCCCCCAGCTATGAGGATGTGGTTCACCGCCCAGGCACACCACCACCTCCTTACACTACTGCGGGTCCCAGGCTGCCCTTTGACTGCTTCCAGGGACTGTACCTGCTGCTCTTCCACTTCTAGCTGCCCTGCCCACTGTGAGGGAACAAATGTGGAAGGTtgtcctccttcctcccaccagAGTGCCTCCCTCATCAGGAGGGTGGCCTGGTGCAGGGGTgagccctgccccacacccctgGCATGCCGCTATCGCCGCCTGACTGGTGACTCGGGTATTGAGCTCTGCCCTTGTCCTGACTCCAGTGAGAGTGAGCCAGTCAAGGAGGCTAGGGCTAGTGCCACCCGGCCAGATCGGGGGGACCACTCCCCTTGTACACTGCCCCTAGGTCCCATACCCCAAGTTTCTTCTGTGGGGTCAGCTTCCAGTGAAGGGGACATCCCATAAGCAGTTTTAGGAGGGTGGGTGGATTACTTGCCCACTAGAAAGACCCTTGGTCCCAGCTCCTTGAGTTCTTCTTGGCCTCTCCCTGTCCTCTTGGAATCTGCCTGAAAGGGCTTGAGTTCTGAGGAGAGGGACTATGTTTTGGGGACTGTGCTAGCTCTACCCCCACTGACATACACAGGAGCCTTTGATCTCATTAAAGAGATGTGAACCAGCTGATTGTGGATTTGGGTGGACTAGTGCTCAACTCACTTCATTGCACCTTGACCTGACTGGCCATTTTTCCCACCTTCTCTGAAGACAGCATCCCTAAGACCTGGATGAGCCAGACCTTTTTGGTGAGGCAAGCTAGCAAAACAATAGTTTCTCATGGTTTTccaatttatttagaaaaatagacTCTGAATTCACATTCACCCCAGTGCTGTTGGGCTGATAGTAGACACCTGAGATGAGGGTTTGAAGCACTGTAGCTTGAGGGCTGGGGGCAGAAGCTACAGACCTGGTCCATCTAGTCTAGAGTGGCACAAGGGGTCTGGCTCCCCTCCCACACTCTCCCTTCAGTAGTCTTCAGCCATGGCCAGTAAGACAAGGCTGGTCCAACCCTGGAAGGGGCGGCAACCCATGCCCCGCCCATCCCGATCACTGTACTGTTCCCAGAGGAAACCTGTGGCCTGGAACTGCCGCAACACATTGCCCACCACATTGGCACGGAGCTCACTGTGGAGCTTGGCAGCCTGGGCTTGGTGGGGGACCCTCCAGATGCCCTAGTGGTGGAGAGCCCCTAGGGCCAGATAGTTGACATTGAGCCCATACAGCACCTCGCCAGTAGGGAGGATACATGTTCTGATTGGCGCTGGCCATAAACAGGGACTGGAGGCTGCAAGGGAGCGCAAACCAAAGGGGCTCCAGAGATGGCGGCTGTCTGAGAGAACATCCAGCAGTGGCCCAAGGCGGGATGAGTGGGGTCAAGCGCCGcagcagcaagggaaaaagacTGACATAGCCCAAGGCATCCACATACTGCAATTGAGGGGGGGGCCGGCCCACCACCCGCACCAGCCCATGAGGGGGCTGAGGCTTCAACTGTACTGCTTTTGTGTGGTTCCCAAAGTCTGCAAAGATTCCTAGCTCCGGGGCCCCGTGTAGCTCATCCAGGATTTTCTCTGCCCCCAGTGAGGCACGCCAGTGGGGCGCAGCTCCGCAGCTGCCTCAGCCTCTCCCAGCTGCTCTGCAAGCTGCGCAAGCACACGGGCACCCAGTGCCACCCAGCATCGCAGGTCCAGGTGCCGTTCAGTGGCTGAAGGGTGTGAAGCACGAGGATAATCATCCAGCCCTGAAGGCAGTGTCTTGGGGTTCAGTAAGGTTGGCAAGGCTGGGTCCCGACCCCGCCAGCGGTAAGATAGTggctctggccctgcctggctCTCATGTAGCCAAGAGAACCAGGCACGCAGGCGAGGGAAGGCTCTGCGGAGAAAGGCTAAGTCAGCAGGATCACCACCCTCTAGCATGTGGGCTACAGGCAAAAGCAGGGTTGGGGGGTTGGCATGGGCTGCTCGTTGCACCAGGAATTCTGGGGGTACTCGGGCTCGGGCCTCATCCCCCAGTACCTGCTCCCGCCCAATCCAGCCATTGGCATTCAGTAGCCCCAGCCAGTGGCCTAGGGCATCCCGGGTGAGGCGGGGATCCCACCGCTGGACCAGTAGCTGGTGAAAGCCCTCGTCCCAAAGGAAGCCTCGTGGGAAGAATGACCTGGAGGGCACTGCTGTGAAAAGAGGGACAGGTGGAAAGAGGGCCGGGGCCACCTTCTGCTCAGATCCCTCATCCATTATGTCTGGCAACACAAGACCCTGTCCATAGAAGTAGCCAATCCCACCAAGGAGGCCACTGAGGGCAGCCTGACCCAAAGATTGCTCCTCAGGGCTCAGGCCCTTCTCCTGCAACCGGAAAGTCTTCTCAAAGCGTGCTCTAAAGGCTTTAGCATGGGTCTCCAGGGCCTGAGTCAGCTGGCTGCCTGACAGCTGCCCCAGGGCTTGGTTTCCTGCCTGGGCACTGCCTGATTCAAACACCAGCTCCACAGAAAAAGGACTCTCAGTGTCCCCTGTGTATCAAGAATTGCCCTTGTCCCTGTCCTTGCCCACTTGGGCCTCTGTCTCCCACTTCAGAGATACTGGCAGGCCAAGGTATCGATCAACGGGGAGGCTCCTGGGGGCCGATGCTGAAACCAGCTATTTAGGCGACTCTTCACCATCTCTGTCAGCAAGGGAAGTCATGGGTTGGAGGACCAGACGACATTTAgcttgaagggaaaaaataaataggaattatTATTTGAGAGAAATTGGAAGAGATTATAAAGAGAAATATGAGGTGACCCAGAGTCAGGATGGGAAGGTCCCAGCAATATAGAGAACATGGAGCCTGGTGAGAAGGGAAATACTGGTGGGAAGAGGTAGAGTGGAGGAGGAGATAGAAATCAGGTTAAGTCAGCATCCATACCACCCCTACCAACATTCCCACATTCTCCCTCCAATTACCTGCCATACTTGGGAGTAGTATCCCCTGGACTGGTGGGTGCCAGAAGTGTAAAACGGAAGTCCCCAAGTTCACTGGAGTGTCCACTGATGAATTTCAATTGCCCCTTAGCCCCAACCTCTGGCACTAGGACTTCTTTGCCATCTGTCACCACATAGAAGAACAGGGACaccaaagggaaggaagaggtaCCTGAGGTCTAGATGACCAAGGAGGACAGAAAAACACAGCATTAGATTGACATCCTCTCTTGAGAATCAGACTTAGTGAAAGGGGCACCAGGTAGAAGCAACATGAGAAACAACATATAACTGGCAGTGTTGAGGGTCACTCAGGGTAAGCACACAATGGGATGAAAGATCCTTGCACAGGGTTCTCTGGGAAGTAAGAGTATTCCTGTGCCATGTATTATGCTAAGAACTCTacatattatttcctttaattcttACAATCATGTGAGTTAGGTGctatttttatctgtattttacagaaaaggaaaacaaggctTAGAGAGAGTAAGTAGAGGTGGTCATATAGGCGAGTATTTGAGGCAGGCAGTCAGATTCAAACCAGGCAGCCAAACTCAGAGCTCCTGCTGTTACTTCAAACTGCATTTGCCGGCAACAAAGGAAGGGTGGAGTGAGTCTGGGCTGGGGGTAGGGTGTCCTGAGGCCCTGACCTGAGGCTCTACAGTCACTCTCCAGGTCCAGTCCCCTCCGTGCAGACCCCCAGGTCTCTTGACGAATTCAGTGGTGAGCCTTAAGGCCCCATCCTGGATGTGTTGCCGCCCGAAGGAGAGACCGTCGTGAAACTCCCAGCCATAGGGACCCACGCCGTCCCCCTGTTCACACGTGTGCCTGAGCCTAGGGGTCCCTGAGGCGGCGCCTTGCTGTGCCCACATTAGTCCTGGGGGTAGAATGGCCACGTAAGTCGAAGATAGAGCAGGGATCCTGTCCCTCTGGGTCTACGAGAACTTCAGGGTCATCCCTCTTCGTAACTCTCCTAatccactcctccccacccctactCTGGAGTGAAACTGGGGCGCCCAGATTAAGACTTCGCCTGCCTGCCCGCTCGAGCCCGGTTACCGGTGAGGAGGGGCCGAGGGCTGCGGGTCTTCATGCCGAAGTAGACGTGTGGGCGGTAGGTGCCCCAGAAAAGGTCCGGAGCCACGGCGGGACTTGAAGAGTCCGGAGGCAGCGCTGGGGGCGCGGAGTGCAGCGTGACCGCCCGCCGCGCACGGTGCCACGCCAGCAGCCAGCTTCCTGACAGGGTCAGGGCCAGAGGCAGGACCACGATGGCTAGAACGGCTCCCCCGACAGTGCCACGGGCCACGCCAGCCCGCCTTTCCCGTCGCGTAGGGCCGCCCCGAGCCGCCCCCTCAGCCGTCCGTCCTCCATTTGTCGGCGCTCCGCGGCGCCGCCGCTCGCCCCGAGCCATCCTGGCACGGAGGTCGGCGTCGCGGGAGCTCCGAGAGGCGGTAAAGGAGCCCGGACTCTGCCTTGGCTCCCCAGCTCGAGCGTAGCGTCCCCGCGGCCACTGATCTGTCAGTCGCACAAGCCCGCGAGCGCCTTCTGCTACGCTTCCGCATCTCCCCGGAAGTCCCGCCCCGCCACGTCAGGTTAAGTCGCCTAGGCCGGAACCGGTTTTGACGCTTGGTGCAGGGCTCATCATCCGCGTTGGGCTGTTTGGGTCGCGTTTAGTGTTTATTTGGTGTCCTCGCGGAGTCCACGGGCTAGTCACGCtattctaaaatatgtatattatatatacctGAGACTCCATACCGAGTGATTACAATTAACACTACCTCCACTGCAGCACAACAGAATTCGTCCACATGGCGGTTAGCGGAGTGTTAAACGCTAAATACCAAGAATTGCAGTGGAgaaactggctttttaaaaagattttatttatttatttattttagagagaggaagggaagggagaaggggagacaaacatcactgtgtggttgcctcttacacccccaagtagggacctggcccacaacccaggcatgtgccctgactggaattgaaccagtaaccttttggttcacagcctgtgctcaatccactgagctacaccaaccagggctgttggTCGCTTTATTAAGGGTCCCATCCAGGAGAACTGGGAAGTTATTACTCAAAAGTCGGAACACCCCAATGGCATGCAGGTAGGTACAGATTTACAGAGCAAAATCACAGGACACCGTGGGTTAGGGGTTCTGGATCCTGCTGGGAGCTTATTGGTGAGCTAAGGCTAATgaatcatttcttcaggtcttgaggATAGCTCTGGGGTGTGTTTCCGCCTCCCCCGTGTCTGGGTTTCATGGAAAGTagttgtggggggggggtacCCCCACCTTTGGGCCCAGGAACTGAAACAACTTAGGTCAAGATGCTATCTAGCTTGCCAGAGGTGCGGACCATGGGACCATTAGTCATTTGGGTTACGGTCTTTTGCtacttgggggggtgggggtcactgaTAATGGGGAAATGGTTAAGTCTCTGAGAGGTGTATGTGTGGAGATAGACTGATTTCTAGGGCTATGATTTAAAACTCAATTTAATCATAGTCATAAGGACCCTTGGTTTCACCACCATGGTTCAGTCTGGTGGCTGAAAACTGTGGCTCAGAAAGTTCAAGTAATTTGGCCCTggtcagagacagaaagtggttAGCTCGGAATCCAGGTTCCTAGTGAAAGGGAGGGTGCTGGAGTGGACCTAAGGGGAAGCCTGAGATCTGTTGCAGCAGTGTCTTTCAGGGACTGTGACTTTAGACGTCTCATCTTCACTCAGGCTAGGATTCCTTTTCTAGATGAACCCTAAAAGAACCATAATGGTTGTGCATGGACTTAGagaatgcttatttatttattttcttttccacaacCCAGGAAGCAAAGGAGCTTAAGGAAAGGATCACTTACATCCTGTTATGGAAGGCTTTAGGAAGGAGCACCTCAATTTGACCTAGAAAAGTCAACATTACTTTTTATGGTTGTTGAGAATGCAACTTAGATTCATTCAGTTATTAATTTGTAACCAACAGCTCAGCATAAAAAGGCTTTAAAATCTGGGGctgagaaactggaaaaaaaaaaggctgacaaCTCCATCATTACAGAGTTTATTAAGGGAATTTATATGAGGTGTATCTTGGGTGGCAGCAAGACATGAAATATCCTTTGTGCCACTTGGCAGGCCCTAAGGGGTGTGATCCACCCCAAAGAAGGGGAAAATGCCTTGTCTGGAGCAGGGCAACAGTGCATTCTGTCCCTGGAATTGGCACGTCTGGGGCATAGTGGATAGGTTGATCAGTCCCTGGGAGATTTTTGGTAAGTAATCTGTTTTGACCAGGATCTAGCTGGCCAGGGGGCCATGGTCACTCATGAAGTAGTCTCATTTCCACAAAAGGTATTTCCATAAAGTACAAATCcctatcatctttttaaaaaccctattcCACACCCTTATGCTACTCTAGCTATTACCACACCTCCTATCCAAATCATTATGTATAAAATACTTTATGCTGCATGCCCACTTCCTATTTCTCTATAATCTGACTTCCGGCCCCGCCCTCCAATGTAGATTTTTTGCTCATTCAACAATTACCTTCTAACCAAACCCAACAGTCACCCCTGTCTTTCTTGTTACCATCACACCTGGTCCACATCTCTATTGTAGCACTTATGACGTATCtgcattttattattcatctttgtatcttgGTACTAATGAAAGAGGTGCAAGGTAGGTGctaaatatttgtaaattcaacaaatgtttattgcacAGTTCCAGGCACTATGTAAGGTGCTGGCGACAGAGAAAACAACCTCAAGTTCGCATTTACAGCAATGTTTGcaccatctccattttacaaatgagaagtgGTTAAGTCTGGTGAAAGGTAATAGCCAATTAACTACAGAGCTAGAGAATTCAAATTCTAGGTTGTAACTTGGACTATAGCATAAAGCTTCTTGTGTATTACATGCCATTGAGTTGGCTTAGATTCTTAGCAAGCCATGAAGGAATTTTGTCCCCTATGTCCTATCCTCAACAGCACTGCTCATCTCCTGTAAACTTGTGCCTATGGCTTTTTTCATAGTCAATCCACCTCatattttgtcttctattttcctgctgcttctatttttctcagcattaatgtcttttccaaagaaccctgccaTTGTATGGTGTACACAAAGTAGAACAATAAGGCCACTTATATAACATTTCATTCCCAGTAATGCTTTAGGTATTTAACAGATgtcaattcatttaatcttctcaacaGTCTTACAAGGTAGATtctgttgtccccattttacaaatgagaaaagaggCACTGAGAGACTAATTTTTCCAAAGTTACATCAACCTCAGGCATCCTGGATTTTTACTACACTATACTGCCTCATGGTAGTTTTGGGTTtttgaagggggagggggaaaacagCCCTTTTAATATAGCACACTTTTAGGTATAGAAGCAGTATAGTAATGTTGTAGGAGAGTCATGGAAAATGTTTTTGGCAAAGCACCCAGCTGGCAGTGTCTGGAGAGATCTTGATTGTCTGGCAAAAACATTCTAAAGTTCTCTAAACCAGGGCTAGCACCCATCTTTTCTTATaacccacattaaaaaaaatctgtattgcAACCAAGTACATGCAGATACAACACATGCAcatgtattttatgtaatatatatgtatacacatatataggtTATATACATGTGTACAATTATATTCCAAAAAacaagtttcttaaaataatacttCCCATTCCATGTGCCATACACtgatactttttattatattttactttgtttatgaaAGGCTGATTTAACCCCCCTAATTGATTTTATGATCCACTGGTAACTCAGTATGAAAAGAACTTTTGGCACTGTTTCCTGAAACAAGTAGTAGTGAGACGTAACCAGTGATATGCTTTGGAAAGGTAAAATTAAGCAGCAGCAAAAATGGTGAGAAAAAGGAGACAAGGAAGGAAAATGTAACAATACAGGAGagtaaaagggaatgaagaaaacatttcaggAGCTTTAGTTTAAGATAGACTATTCTGAACTTTCCGACTGGAtatgagggaaaaggagagagggcagaACTAGAGGTAATGTGGTTTCCAGCCAAGGTGGAAGAAGTAGATTAAGTGTCTTTAAAAGGAATGGGGAAGTCAGGAGGAGAagcaaatatatgtgtatgtgagaTTATCATTATTTTGGATAAAGAATGTTGGTGGGATTTGGAGAAAATCAGGAGTAGGTAACCTGACTATAGCACAGAAGTTGAGATTAGATCCAAACAGAAATGCAGGGTTTAACCTAAGAGGGCAGTTCAAGTTATATCAGAAGATGAGATTGCCCCCAAAACAACGAAAAAGTGTACCTTTATggttaagagaagaaaaaggagaaaaagttctACAGGCAAGTGGTACTGAGATAGAAGGATGAGGACTGAGAAAACAGCATTGGATTTAGCTAGTAAGTTTAAGAGGTACCTTGATGTGAGTGAGTGGTCGAGAAGTAAAATTCAAACGGTTAAGCAGTGAGTGATGGTTAGAAATCGCAACAAATTAAGTTTGTCCACATCCCGCATCCCGACTTGTTCCTCCCACATCCCGACATGTCCTAGAAGCACTGGTTAGATTTGTGGTCACAGgactctttttgggggggggcggtgatgCGCGGGGGGCGAGGAGGGCTCTCTGTGGCCTTGAAGATGATTTGAGTGATTAAGTTAAGCTTTTCTTGGATAAGTGTCCTAGTAAGTCCCAAGCTAAAATCTGCTTGTTGGTCTCTTACGCGCTGTCAGCGCCCAGCACCAGCTACAGGCTTGTCCCCACT is a genomic window of Phyllostomus discolor isolate MPI-MPIP mPhyDis1 chromosome 6, mPhyDis1.pri.v3, whole genome shotgun sequence containing:
- the MOGS gene encoding LOW QUALITY PROTEIN: mannosyl-oligosaccharide glucosidase (The sequence of the model RefSeq protein was modified relative to this genomic sequence to represent the inferred CDS: inserted 5 bases in 3 codons; deleted 7 bases in 5 codons; substituted 3 bases at 3 genomic stop codons), encoding MARGERRRRGAPTNGGRTAEGAARGGPTRRERRAGVARGTVGGAVLAIVVLPLALTLSGSWLLAWHRARRAVTLHSAPPALPPDSSSPAVAPDLFWGTYRPHVYFGMKTRSPRPLLTGLMWAQQGAASGTPRLRHTCEQGDGVGPYGWEFHDGLSFGRQHIQDGALRLTTEFVKRPGGLHGGDWTWRVTVEPQTSGTSSFPLVSLFFYVVTDGKEVLVPEVGAKGQLKFISGHSSELGDFRFTLLAPTSPGDTTPKYGRXLEGECGNLNVVWSSNPXLPLLTEMVKSRLNSWFQHRPPGASPDRYLGLPVSLKWXDRGPSGQGQGQGQFLIHRXDTESPFSVELVFESGSAQAGNQALGQLSGSQLTQALETHAKAFRARFEKTFRLQEKGLSPEEQSLGQAALSGLLGGIGYFYGQGLVLPDIMDEGSEQKVAPALFPPVPLFTAVPSRSFFPRGFLWDEGFHQLLVQRWDPRLTRDALGHWLGLLNANGWIGREQVLGDEARARVPPEFLVQRAAHANPPTLLLPVAHMLEGGDPADLAFLRRAFPRLRAWFSWLHESQAGPEPLSYRWRGRDPALPTLLNPKTLPSGLDDYPRASHPSATERHLDLRCWVALGARVLAQLAEQLGEAEAAAELRPTGASLGAEKILDELHGAPELGIFADFGNHTKAVQLKPQPPHGLVRVVGRPPPQLQYVDALGYVSLFPLLLRRLTPXSSRLGPLLDVLSDSRHLWSPFGLRSLAASSPVYGQRQSEHYPPYWRGAVWLNVNYLALGALHHXGIWRVPHQAQAAKLHSELRANVVGNVLRQFQATGFLWEQYSDRDGRGMGCRPFQGWTSLVLLAMAEDY
- the WBP1 gene encoding WW domain-binding protein 1 isoform X1; the encoded protein is MPQQQGSGFSGQSSSSLAAVAPSVIDELNSDCSSSSGSVRSTLLAYHGACHGGWPCSSGSLLDLRLLSAFKPPSYEDVVHRPGTPPPPYTTAGPRLPFDCFQGLYLLLFHF
- the WBP1 gene encoding WW domain-binding protein 1 isoform X2 yields the protein MSSGGSGFSGQSSSSLAAVAPSVIDELNSDCSSSSGSVRSTLLAYHGACHGGWPCSSGSLLDLRLLSAFKPPSYEDVVHRPGTPPPPYTTAGPRLPFDCFQGLYLLLFHF